The proteins below are encoded in one region of Mycobacterium shinjukuense:
- the argS gene encoding arginine--tRNA ligase, whose product MTPADLAELLKATAAAVLAERGLDASALPQTVTVERPRNPEHGDYASNLAMQLAKKVGTGPRELAGWLAGALTRADGIASAEVAGPGFINMRLKTSAQAKVVTNVIDAGESYGHSQLLAGHNINLEFVSANPTGPIHIGGTRWAAVGDALGRLLTTQGAEVVREYYFNDHGAQIDRFVNSLIAAAQGKPTPAGGYAGSYITDIAERVLQKAPDALGLPDTEMRETFREIGVDLMFAHIKESLHEFGTDFDVYTHEDSMHTSGRVDQAIARLREAGNVYQKDGATWLRTSAFGDDKDRVVIKSDGTPAYIAGDLAYYLDKRQRGFNLCIYMLGADHHGYIARLKAAAAAFGEDPATVEVLIGQMVNLVRDGQPIRMSKRAGTVITLDDLVEALGVDAARYSLIRSSVDTAIDIDLALWSSASNENPVYYVQYAHARLCALARNAAELGLIPDTTHLELLSHGKEGTLLRTLGEFPRVLETAASLREPHRVCRYLEDLAGDYHRFYDSCRVLPQGDEPPTDLHTARLALCQATRQVIANGLAILGVTAPERM is encoded by the coding sequence GTGACCCCCGCCGACCTGGCTGAGCTGCTCAAAGCCACCGCCGCCGCGGTTCTGGCCGAGCGTGGCCTGGACGCATCCGCGTTGCCGCAGACGGTCACCGTGGAGCGGCCACGCAATCCCGAGCACGGCGACTATGCCAGCAACCTGGCGATGCAGCTCGCCAAGAAGGTCGGCACCGGCCCCCGTGAGCTGGCAGGATGGCTCGCCGGGGCACTGACAAGGGCCGACGGTATCGCCTCAGCGGAGGTCGCCGGGCCGGGCTTTATCAACATGCGGCTGAAAACCTCCGCCCAGGCCAAGGTCGTCACCAACGTCATCGACGCCGGCGAGAGCTACGGTCATTCGCAGCTGCTGGCCGGACACAACATCAACCTGGAATTCGTCTCGGCCAACCCGACCGGACCCATCCACATCGGCGGCACCCGCTGGGCCGCGGTCGGTGACGCGCTGGGCCGGCTGCTGACCACCCAGGGCGCCGAGGTGGTGCGCGAGTACTACTTCAACGACCACGGCGCCCAGATCGACCGGTTCGTCAACTCGCTGATCGCCGCCGCCCAGGGCAAGCCAACGCCCGCCGGCGGCTACGCGGGCAGCTACATCACCGACATCGCCGAGCGGGTGCTGCAGAAGGCGCCCGACGCGCTGGGCCTGCCCGACACCGAGATGCGCGAAACCTTCCGCGAAATCGGTGTCGACCTGATGTTCGCCCACATCAAGGAGTCGCTGCACGAGTTCGGCACCGACTTCGACGTCTACACCCACGAAGACTCCATGCACACCAGCGGCCGAGTCGATCAGGCCATCGCGAGGCTTCGCGAAGCCGGCAATGTCTACCAAAAAGACGGCGCAACGTGGTTGCGTACCAGCGCTTTTGGTGACGACAAGGACCGCGTCGTGATCAAGAGCGACGGCACACCGGCCTACATCGCCGGCGATCTCGCCTACTACCTGGACAAGCGGCAGCGCGGCTTCAACCTGTGCATCTACATGCTCGGGGCCGACCACCACGGATACATCGCCCGGCTCAAGGCCGCCGCAGCCGCATTCGGTGAGGACCCGGCCACCGTCGAGGTGCTCATCGGGCAGATGGTTAACCTGGTCCGCGACGGCCAGCCGATCCGGATGAGCAAGCGGGCGGGCACCGTGATCACGCTCGACGACCTGGTCGAGGCGCTCGGCGTGGACGCCGCACGCTACAGCCTGATCCGCTCCTCGGTGGACACCGCGATCGACATCGACCTGGCACTGTGGTCCTCGGCGTCGAATGAAAACCCGGTCTACTACGTGCAATACGCGCACGCCCGACTCTGCGCGCTGGCCCGCAACGCCGCCGAACTCGGGCTGATCCCCGACACCACGCACCTCGAGCTGCTCAGCCACGGCAAAGAGGGCACCCTGCTGCGCACCCTCGGTGAGTTCCCCCGGGTGCTGGAAACCGCGGCCTCGTTGCGCGAACCGCACCGGGTCTGCCGCTACCTGGAAGACCTCGCCGGCGACTACCACCGGTTCTACGACTCGTGCCGGGTGCTGCCCCAGGGCGACGAGCCGCCCACCGATCTGCACACCGCGCGCCTGGCACTATGCCAGGCGACCCGCCAGGTCATCGCCAACGGCCTGGCCATACTCGGAGTCACTGCCCCGGAGCGGATGTGA
- the lysA gene encoding diaminopimelate decarboxylase: protein MNVHPAGPRHAEETRLATGPPRPRSTDELLWLAPNVWPRNTTRDQTGVVRIAGIALTELAQRYGTPLFVIDEDDFRSRCKETAAAFGGGANVHYAAKAFLCSEIARWIDEEGLSLDVCTGGELAVALHANFPPERITLHGNNKSVAELTAAVKAGVGQIVVDSMTEIERLDAIAGEAGIVADVLVRLTVGVEAHTHEFISTAHEDQKFGLSVASGAAMAAVRRVLATDHLRLVGLHSHIGSQIFDVDGFELAAHRVIGLLRDIVREFGPTKTAQLSTVDLGGGLGIAYLPADDPPPIGELAAKLSAIVSNESKAVGLPAPRLVVEPGRAIAGPGTVTLYRVGTVKDVDISTTAYRRYVSVDGGMSDNIRTALYDAQYDVRLVSRASAAPAAPARLVGKHCESGDIIVRDTWVPDDIQPGDLVAVAATGAYCYSLSSRYNMVGRPAVVAVRARNARLLLRRETVEDLLSLEVR from the coding sequence GTGAACGTCCATCCCGCCGGCCCCCGGCACGCCGAAGAGACCCGACTCGCAACCGGCCCGCCGCGCCCCCGGTCAACCGATGAGTTGCTGTGGCTGGCGCCGAATGTCTGGCCGCGCAACACCACCCGCGACCAGACCGGGGTGGTCCGCATCGCCGGGATCGCACTGACCGAGCTCGCCCAGCGGTACGGGACCCCACTCTTCGTCATCGACGAGGACGACTTCCGCTCGCGGTGCAAGGAGACCGCCGCGGCGTTCGGCGGCGGGGCCAATGTGCACTACGCCGCCAAGGCGTTCCTGTGCAGCGAAATAGCGCGATGGATCGACGAAGAAGGCCTGTCGCTCGACGTGTGCACCGGCGGGGAACTGGCCGTGGCACTCCACGCCAACTTTCCCCCAGAGCGGATCACCCTGCACGGCAACAACAAATCGGTCGCGGAGCTGACCGCCGCGGTGAAAGCCGGTGTCGGCCAAATCGTTGTGGACTCGATGACCGAAATCGAGCGGCTGGACGCCATCGCCGGCGAGGCCGGCATCGTCGCGGACGTCCTCGTTCGTCTCACCGTCGGCGTCGAGGCGCACACCCACGAGTTCATCTCCACCGCACACGAAGACCAGAAGTTCGGGCTGTCGGTGGCCAGCGGGGCGGCGATGGCGGCGGTGCGCCGGGTATTGGCCACCGACCATCTGCGGCTGGTCGGGCTGCACAGCCACATCGGTTCGCAGATCTTCGATGTGGACGGCTTCGAGCTGGCCGCACACCGGGTCATCGGCCTGCTGCGCGACATAGTCCGCGAGTTCGGTCCCACGAAAACGGCACAGCTGTCGACCGTCGATCTGGGCGGCGGTCTGGGCATTGCGTACCTGCCGGCCGACGACCCGCCACCGATCGGCGAGCTGGCGGCCAAGCTGAGCGCCATCGTGAGCAACGAGTCGAAGGCCGTCGGCCTACCCGCGCCCAGGCTGGTGGTCGAGCCCGGACGCGCCATCGCCGGGCCGGGCACCGTCACGCTGTATCGGGTGGGCACCGTCAAGGACGTCGACATCAGCACCACCGCGTACCGGCGTTATGTCAGCGTCGACGGTGGCATGAGCGACAACATCCGCACCGCGCTCTATGACGCCCAGTATGACGTTCGGTTGGTTTCGCGGGCCAGTGCGGCGCCGGCGGCGCCGGCCCGTCTCGTCGGAAAGCACTGCGAAAGCGGCGATATCATCGTGCGCGATACCTGGGTGCCCGACGATATCCAGCCCGGAGATCTGGTGGCGGTGGCCGCCACGGGCGCCTACTGCTATTCGCTGTCGAGTCGGTACAACATGGTCGGCCGTCCCGCCGTGGTGGCGGTGCGCGCGCGGAATGCGCGCCTGCTCCTGCGTCGGGAGACGGTCGAGGATCTGCTGAGTCTGGAGGTGAGGTGA
- a CDS encoding homoserine dehydrogenase — MAGDERPVGVAVLGLGNVGSEVVRIIEESADDLAARVGAPLVLRGVGVRRVAADRGVPIDLLTDNIDELVSREDVDIVVEVMGPVEPSRKAILAALERGKSVVTANKALLSTSTGELAQAAESAHVDLYFEAAVAGAIPVIRPLTQSLAGDTVLRVAGIVNGTTNYILSEMDSTGADYAQALADASALGYAEADPTADVEGYDAAAKAAILASIAFHTRVTADDVYREGITKITPADFTSARALGCTIKLLSICERITTDEGQQRVSARVYPALVPLSHPLAAVNGAFNAVVVEAEAAGRLMFYGQGAGGAPTASAVTGDLVMAARNRVLGSRGPRESKYAQLPVAPMGFISTRYYVSMNVADRPGVLSAVAAEFAKREVSIAEVRQEGVVGEGGRRVGARIVVVTHQATDAALSETVDALAGLDVVQGVTSVLRLEGNSL; from the coding sequence GTGGCCGGTGACGAAAGGCCGGTCGGCGTGGCGGTACTCGGATTGGGCAACGTCGGCAGCGAGGTTGTCCGGATCATCGAGGAGAGCGCCGACGATCTCGCGGCCCGCGTCGGCGCCCCACTGGTGCTGCGCGGCGTCGGCGTGCGCCGGGTGGCCGCCGACCGTGGTGTCCCGATCGACCTGCTCACCGACAACATCGACGAACTCGTCTCGCGCGAGGACGTCGACATCGTCGTCGAGGTGATGGGGCCGGTGGAGCCGTCTCGCAAGGCCATCCTGGCCGCCCTGGAGCGCGGCAAGTCAGTGGTGACGGCGAACAAGGCGTTGTTGTCCACGTCCACCGGCGAATTGGCGCAAGCCGCCGAAAGCGCCCATGTCGACCTGTATTTCGAGGCCGCCGTCGCCGGGGCCATCCCGGTCATTCGGCCGCTGACCCAGTCGCTGGCAGGGGACACCGTGCTGCGGGTGGCCGGCATCGTCAACGGCACCACCAACTACATCCTCTCCGAAATGGACAGCACCGGCGCGGACTACGCCCAAGCTCTGGCCGACGCCAGCGCGCTGGGCTACGCCGAGGCCGATCCCACCGCTGACGTCGAAGGCTACGACGCGGCGGCCAAGGCCGCGATCCTGGCATCCATCGCGTTCCACACCCGGGTGACCGCCGATGACGTGTATCGGGAGGGCATCACCAAGATCACTCCGGCCGACTTCACCTCCGCCCGAGCTCTGGGCTGCACCATCAAGCTGTTGTCCATTTGCGAGCGCATCACCACTGATGAAGGGCAGCAACGGGTTTCGGCCAGGGTCTACCCGGCGTTGGTGCCGCTGTCGCATCCGCTGGCCGCGGTCAACGGTGCGTTCAACGCCGTGGTGGTCGAAGCCGAGGCGGCCGGGCGGTTGATGTTCTACGGCCAGGGCGCGGGCGGGGCGCCCACCGCGTCGGCGGTAACGGGTGATCTGGTGATGGCGGCACGCAACCGGGTGCTGGGCAGCCGCGGGCCGCGGGAATCCAAGTACGCTCAACTACCGGTGGCGCCAATGGGTTTCATCTCGACTCGTTACTACGTCAGCATGAACGTCGCCGACAGGCCGGGCGTATTGTCAGCGGTAGCAGCGGAATTCGCCAAGCGTGAGGTGAGCATCGCCGAGGTGCGCCAGGAGGGCGTGGTGGGCGAGGGTGGCCGACGGGTCGGAGCGCGCATCGTGGTCGTCACCCACCAAGCCACCGACGCCGCACTCTCGGAAACCGTCGATGCGCTAGCCGGCTTGGACGTCGTGCAAGGTGTCACCAGCGTGCTGCGACTGGAAGGAAACAGCTTATGA
- the thrC gene encoding threonine synthase, which yields MRAPHTATFQPWPGVIAAYRERLPVADDWTPVTLFEGGTPLIAATRLSSQTGCTVYLKVEGLNPTGSFKDRGMTMAVTDALARGQRAVLCASTGNTSASAAAYAARAGITCAVLIPQGKIAMGKLAQAVMHGAKIIQIDGNFDDCLELARKMAADFPTISLVNSVNPMRIQGQKTAAFEIVDALGTAPDVHALPVGNAGNISAYWKGYTEYHAEGVIDKLPRMLGTQAAGAAPLVLGEPVSHPETIATAIRIGAPASWTSAVEAQQQSKGRFLAATDEEILAAYHLVARVEGVFVEPASAASIAGLLKAIDDGWVARGSTAVCTVTGNGLKDPDTALKDMPSVSPVPVDPVAVIEKLGLA from the coding sequence ATGAGAGCCCCGCACACGGCCACTTTCCAGCCCTGGCCGGGTGTGATCGCCGCGTACCGGGAACGGCTTCCGGTCGCTGACGACTGGACCCCGGTCACGCTGTTCGAGGGCGGCACCCCGCTGATCGCGGCCACCAGACTCTCCAGTCAGACCGGGTGCACGGTCTACCTCAAGGTCGAGGGCCTCAACCCCACCGGCTCCTTCAAGGACCGGGGCATGACGATGGCGGTCACCGATGCGCTGGCCCGCGGGCAGCGGGCGGTGTTGTGCGCATCGACCGGAAACACCTCCGCGTCGGCGGCGGCCTACGCCGCACGCGCCGGCATTACCTGCGCGGTGCTGATCCCGCAGGGCAAGATCGCGATGGGCAAGCTGGCGCAGGCGGTGATGCACGGCGCCAAGATCATTCAGATCGACGGCAACTTCGACGACTGCCTGGAGTTGGCTCGCAAGATGGCCGCCGACTTTCCGACGATCTCGTTGGTCAACTCGGTCAACCCGATGCGCATCCAGGGGCAGAAGACGGCGGCCTTCGAGATCGTCGACGCGCTGGGCACCGCGCCCGACGTCCACGCCCTTCCGGTGGGCAACGCGGGCAACATCAGCGCGTACTGGAAGGGGTACACCGAGTATCACGCGGAGGGCGTGATCGACAAGCTACCCCGCATGCTGGGCACCCAGGCGGCGGGCGCGGCGCCCTTGGTGCTGGGCGAACCGGTGAGCCATCCGGAGACCATCGCCACCGCGATCCGCATCGGCGCGCCGGCGTCGTGGACGTCGGCGGTGGAGGCGCAGCAGCAGTCCAAGGGGCGCTTCCTGGCCGCGACCGACGAGGAGATCCTGGCGGCCTATCATCTGGTGGCCCGCGTCGAAGGCGTCTTCGTCGAGCCCGCGTCCGCGGCCAGCATCGCTGGGTTGCTCAAGGCCATCGACGACGGCTGGGTGGCTCGCGGGTCGACGGCGGTGTGCACGGTCACCGGCAACGGTCTTAAGGATCCCGACACCGCCCTCAAGGACATGCCAAGCGTCTCCCCGGTGCCGGTCGACCCCGTCGCGGTCATCGAGAAGCTCGGGCTGGCTTAG
- the thrB gene encoding homoserine kinase yields MVTPMLPAGLVASATVAASSANLGPGFDSLGLALSLYDEIIVETTDSGLAVVVEGEGAEQVPLGPEHLVVRAVRCGLDAVGLGAAGLVVRCRNAIPHSRGLGSSAAAVVGGLAAVNGLVAQTGSTALSETRLIQLSSEFEGHPDNAAAAVLGGAVVSWTDRTKGRPDYRAVPLRLHPDIHLFAAVPEERSSTAETRVLLPAQVSHHDARFNVSRAALLVVALTERPDLLMAATEDVLHQPQRAPAMPASAEYLRLLRRHDVAATLSGAGPAVIALTTVPELPAEAIRYGAANGFTLTAMTAGDGVRWSPGVTVPG; encoded by the coding sequence TTGGTGACCCCGATGCTGCCCGCCGGCCTGGTGGCAAGCGCCACCGTGGCGGCGTCGAGCGCTAACCTCGGCCCGGGTTTCGACAGCCTCGGGCTGGCATTGAGTCTTTACGACGAGATCATTGTCGAGACAACAGATTCCGGCCTGGCGGTGGTGGTCGAGGGAGAGGGTGCCGAGCAGGTGCCACTGGGCCCCGAACATCTGGTGGTGCGTGCCGTCCGGTGTGGGCTCGATGCGGTGGGTCTCGGCGCCGCCGGTCTGGTGGTGCGCTGCCGCAACGCCATCCCGCATTCGCGAGGGCTCGGCTCCTCGGCTGCGGCCGTGGTAGGGGGCCTCGCGGCGGTCAACGGGCTTGTCGCACAGACCGGTTCGACAGCGCTGAGCGAGACCCGGCTGATCCAGCTGTCCTCGGAGTTCGAGGGTCATCCCGACAACGCCGCGGCGGCCGTATTGGGTGGCGCGGTGGTTTCTTGGACCGACCGGACCAAGGGTCGGCCCGACTACCGGGCGGTACCGCTGCGGCTTCATCCCGATATCCACCTGTTCGCCGCGGTTCCCGAGGAGCGTTCGTCGACCGCGGAGACCCGGGTGCTGCTGCCCGCCCAGGTCAGCCACCACGACGCCCGGTTCAACGTCAGTCGTGCCGCGTTGCTGGTGGTGGCGCTCACCGAGCGGCCGGATCTGTTGATGGCGGCCACCGAGGACGTGCTTCATCAGCCGCAACGCGCCCCGGCGATGCCGGCCTCGGCGGAATATTTACGCCTGTTGCGGCGTCATGATGTGGCGGCGACTCTGTCCGGGGCGGGCCCTGCCGTGATCGCGCTGACCACGGTGCCCGAGTTGCCCGCCGAGGCGATCCGGTACGGGGCCGCCAACGGCTTTACGCTGACGGCGATGACCGCCGGCGACGGCGTTCGCTGGAGCCCCGGAGTCACAGTCCCCGGGTGA
- the rho gene encoding transcription termination factor Rho — protein MTDTDLITAGESADVDKQPGSATADTPDVQTNAPAGALSTMVLPELRALANQAGVKGTSGMRKSELIAAIQEIRGKANGASPGASAGGDVTTLTEEPPGGEGQHETPGQAPRRDRRSVPGDVGSSVREGTTTEADAAADEADGRRAGPEGAKTDERGPDTGADQEPSGDQQGLAGQQPRGDEDGEGRQGRRGRRFRDRRRRERSGDGAEAELREDDVVQPVAGILDVLDNYAFVRTSGYLAGPHDVYVSMNMVRKNGLRRGDAVTGAVRVPREGEQLNQRQKFNPLVRLDSINGGSVEDAKKRPEFGKLTPLYPNKRLRLETTPERLTTRVIDLIMPIGKGQRALIVSPPKAGKTTILKDIANAITKNNPECHLMVVLVDERPEEVTDMQRSVKGEVIASTFDRPPSDHTSVAELAIERAKRLVEQGKDVVVLLDSITRLGRAYNNASPASGRILSGGVDSTALYPPKRFLGAARNIEEGGSLTVIATAMVETGSTGDTVIFEEFKGTGNAELKLDRKIAERRVFPAVDVNPSGTRKDELLLSPDEFAIVHKLRRLLSGLDSHQAIDLLMSQLRKTKNNYEFLVQVSKTTPGSLDND, from the coding sequence GTGACCGATACGGACCTCATCACGGCTGGCGAAAGCGCCGACGTCGACAAGCAGCCGGGTTCTGCGACCGCAGACACGCCGGACGTCCAAACCAACGCGCCGGCCGGCGCGCTGTCCACCATGGTGCTGCCCGAACTGCGCGCATTGGCCAATCAAGCCGGTGTCAAGGGGACGTCGGGCATGCGAAAGAGCGAACTGATTGCGGCGATCCAGGAAATCAGGGGAAAGGCCAACGGCGCTTCGCCGGGAGCCTCCGCGGGAGGCGACGTGACGACTCTCACCGAGGAACCGCCCGGCGGGGAAGGGCAGCACGAGACGCCGGGTCAAGCACCGCGCCGGGACCGACGGAGCGTCCCGGGTGACGTGGGATCGTCCGTCCGCGAGGGCACGACCACCGAAGCGGACGCGGCGGCCGACGAGGCTGACGGCCGCCGGGCGGGCCCCGAGGGCGCCAAGACGGACGAGCGCGGACCAGACACGGGTGCTGACCAAGAGCCGAGCGGTGACCAGCAGGGGTTGGCCGGTCAGCAGCCTCGCGGCGATGAGGACGGCGAGGGCCGTCAGGGGCGCCGGGGGCGTCGATTCCGTGATCGCCGCCGTCGTGAGCGGTCGGGCGACGGCGCCGAGGCTGAACTGCGTGAGGACGACGTCGTCCAGCCGGTGGCCGGCATCCTCGACGTCCTCGACAATTACGCGTTCGTGCGCACCTCGGGCTATTTGGCCGGTCCGCACGACGTCTATGTGTCGATGAACATGGTGCGCAAGAACGGTTTGCGTCGTGGCGATGCGGTGACCGGTGCGGTTCGGGTGCCCCGCGAAGGCGAGCAACTCAACCAGCGGCAAAAGTTCAACCCGCTGGTGCGCCTGGACAGCATCAACGGCGGATCGGTCGAGGACGCCAAAAAGCGCCCCGAGTTCGGCAAACTGACCCCGTTGTACCCCAACAAGCGGCTTCGTCTGGAAACCACCCCGGAGCGGCTGACCACCCGGGTCATCGACCTCATCATGCCGATCGGCAAGGGCCAGCGCGCGCTGATCGTGTCCCCACCCAAGGCGGGTAAGACGACGATCCTCAAGGACATCGCCAACGCGATCACCAAGAACAACCCGGAATGCCACCTGATGGTCGTGCTCGTCGACGAGCGGCCGGAGGAGGTCACCGACATGCAGCGCTCGGTCAAGGGGGAGGTCATCGCCTCCACGTTCGACCGGCCGCCGTCGGACCACACCTCGGTCGCCGAGCTGGCGATCGAGCGGGCCAAGCGGCTCGTGGAGCAAGGCAAGGACGTGGTCGTGCTGCTCGACTCGATCACCCGGCTGGGGCGCGCCTACAACAACGCGTCGCCGGCCTCGGGGCGGATCTTGTCCGGTGGTGTGGACTCCACCGCGTTGTACCCGCCCAAGCGTTTCCTCGGCGCGGCGCGCAACATCGAGGAAGGGGGATCGCTGACCGTCATCGCCACGGCGATGGTGGAGACCGGATCCACCGGCGACACGGTTATCTTCGAGGAGTTCAAGGGCACCGGCAACGCCGAGCTCAAGCTGGACCGCAAGATCGCCGAACGGCGGGTGTTCCCCGCGGTCGACGTCAACCCGTCGGGCACCCGCAAGGACGAGCTGTTGCTCTCGCCCGACGAGTTCGCGATCGTGCACAAGCTGCGCCGGTTGCTGTCAGGGTTGGATTCCCACCAGGCCATCGACCTTTTGATGTCGCAGCTGCGGAAGACGAAGAACAATTACGAATTCCTCGTGCAGGTGTCCAAGACGACACCGGGGTCCCTGGATAACGACTAG
- the rpmE gene encoding 50S ribosomal protein L31: MKTDIHPAYEETTVVCGCGNTFQTRSTKPGGRIVVEVCSQCHPFYTGKQKILDSGGRVARFERRYGKRMVGADKAESPHK, encoded by the coding sequence ATGAAGACCGACATTCATCCCGCCTACGAGGAGACCACCGTGGTCTGCGGATGCGGGAACACCTTCCAGACGCGCAGCACCAAGCCGGGCGGCCGTATCGTGGTCGAGGTTTGCTCCCAGTGCCATCCTTTCTACACCGGCAAGCAGAAGATCCTCGACAGCGGCGGCCGGGTGGCCCGTTTCGAGAGGCGGTACGGCAAGCGCATGGTCGGCGCCGACAAGGCCGAGTCGCCCCACAAGTAG
- the prfA gene encoding peptide chain release factor 1, producing MTQPVQAIDVVLAEHAQLERALADPELHGKPDEARKVGRRFARLAPIVATHRKLMSAREDLEIARELATHDQSFADEVAELESRVAELDIQLTDMLAPRDPHDGDDIVLEVKSGEGGEESALFAADLARMYIRYAERHGWTVTVLDETTSDLGGYKDATLAIASKGDTPDGVWSRMKFEGGVHRVQRVPVTESQGRVHTSAAGVLVYPEPEEVGEVQIDESDLRVDVFRSSGKGGQGVNTTDSAVRITHLPTGIVVTCQNERSQLQNKTRALQVLAARLQAMAEEQALAEASADRASQIRTVDRSERIRTYNFPENRITDHRIGYKAHNLDQVLDGDLDALFDALSAADRQARLQRS from the coding sequence ATGACGCAGCCGGTGCAGGCGATTGACGTCGTGCTCGCCGAACACGCGCAGCTCGAGCGTGCGCTGGCAGATCCCGAACTGCACGGCAAGCCCGATGAGGCGCGCAAGGTCGGACGCCGGTTTGCCCGCTTGGCGCCGATCGTCGCGACCCATCGCAAGCTGATGTCTGCGCGCGAAGACCTCGAGATCGCACGCGAATTGGCCACACACGACCAGTCCTTCGCCGACGAGGTTGCCGAACTGGAGTCGCGGGTAGCCGAACTGGACATCCAACTCACCGACATGTTGGCCCCGCGTGACCCGCATGACGGCGACGACATCGTGCTCGAAGTCAAATCCGGTGAGGGGGGCGAGGAATCGGCACTATTCGCCGCCGACCTGGCCAGGATGTATATCCGCTACGCCGAGAGGCACGGCTGGACGGTGACTGTGCTGGACGAAACCACCTCGGATCTCGGCGGATACAAGGACGCGACGCTGGCGATCGCGAGCAAGGGCGACACGCCCGACGGGGTGTGGTCGCGAATGAAGTTCGAGGGCGGGGTGCACCGGGTGCAACGCGTTCCGGTGACGGAATCCCAAGGGCGCGTGCATACTTCGGCGGCTGGTGTGCTGGTCTATCCGGAACCGGAGGAGGTCGGCGAGGTGCAGATCGACGAGTCGGACCTGCGCGTCGACGTCTTCCGCTCGTCCGGCAAGGGCGGACAGGGCGTCAACACCACCGACTCCGCGGTGCGGATCACCCACCTGCCCACCGGAATCGTTGTCACCTGTCAAAACGAGCGGTCGCAGCTGCAGAATAAGACCCGAGCGTTGCAGGTGTTGGCGGCTCGCCTGCAGGCCATGGCCGAGGAACAGGCGCTGGCCGAAGCCTCGGCGGACCGGGCCAGCCAAATCCGAACCGTGGACCGCAGCGAACGCATCCGCACCTACAACTTCCCGGAGAACCGGATCACCGATCACCGGATCGGTTACAAGGCACACAATCTCGATCAGGTGCTGGACGGCGACCTCGATGCGCTCTTCGATGCGTTGAGTGCCGCCGACAGGCAGGCTCGGCTGCAACGGTCATGA
- the prmC gene encoding peptide chain release factor N(5)-glutamine methyltransferase produces MTVRPRSGSAGPAGGYHPLAGDSATVQHSLWRAIDSAAARLARAGIDSARCDAEHLAAHLAGTDRGRLPLLQTLGEEFFEQYDDAVTARSRRVPLQHLTGTASFGPVLLRVGPGVFIPRPETEAMLAWATAQPLPARPVIVDVCTGSGALAVALARHWPSARIVGIDDSEVALGYARGNVEGTAVELVRADVTTEGLLPELVGRVDLLVANPPYIPDGTVLEPEVAQHDPHHALFGGPDGMALIAVVVGLAGRWLRPGGVFAVEHDDTTSALTVELIDNTGFFDEIVARQDLAGRPRFVTARRRKERRP; encoded by the coding sequence ATGACGGTCCGGCCGCGATCCGGCTCCGCGGGCCCCGCGGGGGGGTACCACCCGCTTGCGGGGGACAGCGCCACCGTCCAGCACAGCTTGTGGCGGGCGATCGACTCCGCGGCGGCGCGACTCGCGCGCGCCGGGATTGACTCCGCGCGCTGCGACGCCGAGCACTTGGCCGCCCACCTGGCGGGCACGGACCGCGGACGGCTGCCCCTGCTGCAGACGCTGGGCGAGGAGTTCTTCGAGCAATACGACGACGCGGTCACCGCGCGCTCGCGGCGGGTTCCGCTGCAGCATCTCACCGGCACGGCGTCGTTCGGACCGGTGTTGCTGCGCGTCGGACCGGGTGTGTTCATACCGCGTCCGGAGACCGAGGCGATGTTGGCCTGGGCCACCGCGCAGCCGCTGCCGGCCCGCCCGGTGATCGTCGATGTGTGCACCGGATCCGGGGCATTGGCGGTCGCGCTGGCCCGGCATTGGCCCAGCGCCCGTATCGTTGGCATCGATGACTCCGAGGTGGCGCTGGGCTACGCGCGCGGTAACGTCGAGGGCACCGCCGTGGAACTCGTCCGAGCCGACGTCACCACGGAGGGCCTGCTGCCCGAACTGGTCGGACGGGTCGACCTCCTGGTCGCCAACCCGCCCTACATTCCCGACGGTACCGTCCTGGAACCTGAAGTGGCGCAACATGATCCACATCACGCATTGTTCGGCGGACCGGACGGAATGGCGCTGATAGCCGTTGTTGTCGGGCTTGCCGGCCGATGGCTGCGTCCTGGCGGAGTGTTCGCCGTCGAACATGACGACACGACATCGGCGCTGACCGTCGAACTCATCGACAACACAGGATTTTTCGACGAGATAGTGGCCCGACAAGATCTGGCCGGGCGGCCAAGGTTCGTGACGGCCCGCAGGAGGAAGGAGCGGCGGCCGTGA